The Glycine soja cultivar W05 chromosome 3, ASM419377v2, whole genome shotgun sequence genome window below encodes:
- the LOC114405569 gene encoding uncharacterized protein LOC114405569: MQQPVPESPSQPLNIHGITLKGKHNENWGQLFAPMIQQWNNRHAFRVDAYPRQEGLLSFNSDYMVWYRRKTKMFVNPANAKTATLGEVAEALQYMVSPQGRNTCTFDDLVPYVEKITILSEEQERVTEPVSHGPASERQFPAQQFHMLQSSIETQGIDRRRDIVEAEEYSQQMAERGHGMYYTPQTFAEYPTQMYQYPFQGHHTDTSASQQSFGGVAETQAHFSWPTMTPSQQYHGPIPTPNAPLGTQWNVPGQIPNTGDLFGVDLRHAFSAEADEEEAGRHRGRRNPDRQARRWDRPCGTSSRHHGHQNE; this comes from the exons ATGCAACAACCAGTTCCAGAGTCTCCTTCACAACCCCTAAACATTCATGGCATAACATTAAAGGGGAAACATAACGAAAATTGGGGGCAATTGTTCGCCCCAATGATTCAGCAGTGGAATAATCGCCATGCATTTAGGGTCGACGCTTATCCCCGACAAGAaggcctattgagttttaactcggactacatggtctggtataggcgaaaGACAAAGATGTTTGTTAACCCAGCAAATGCAAAGAcggctacattg GGTGAAGTTGCGGAGGCATTACAATACATGgtgtctcctcaagggaggaatACATGCACatttgatgatctcgtgccttatgtggaaaaaattacaattttatccgaagagcaagagagagtcactgagccagtgtcacatggtcccgcatcagagcgtcaatttcctgcacaacagtttcacatgcttcagtcaAGTATTGAAACTCAGGGGATAGACAGAAGAAGGGACATTGTTGAAGCGGaagaatattcccaacaaatggcggagcgtggccatggaatgtattacacgccacaaACATTTGCTGAGTATCCGACCCAGATGTATCAATATCCTTTTCAGGGTCATCACACTGATACTTCTGCAAGCCAGCAATCGTtcggtggtgttgcggaaacacaagctcatttttcatggcccacaatgaccccttcacagcaatatcatggcccaattccaacacctaatgccccgTTAGGAACACAATGGAATGTACCGGGACAAATACCTAATACGGGTGACTTATTCGGTGTTGATTTGCGGCACGCATTTTCTGCGGAGGCTGACGAAGAAGAAGCGGGGAGGCATCGgggcagaagaaatcctgatcgccaagcacgaagatgggatcgaccatgtggcacatcctcacgaCATCACGGACACCAAAATGAATGA